The following coding sequences lie in one Candidatus Nitrospira allomarina genomic window:
- a CDS encoding MnhB domain-containing protein, translating to MKQIHDSIIVQTMSRLLIPLAQLFALYVLFFGQYGPGGGFVAGVIWTTSMILTFLVFGLKSPQGRLVEKVLHGDGIGLIIFVGVGGLCLIGGGEFLNYANLEIPGLDAPARRYTGILLAQIGVAVDVAVTGISIVLSLAYHDTEQEYDV from the coding sequence ATGAAACAGATCCACGATAGCATCATTGTTCAGACCATGAGTCGCTTACTTATCCCTCTGGCCCAGTTGTTTGCGTTGTACGTCTTGTTCTTCGGCCAGTACGGTCCTGGAGGAGGATTTGTAGCCGGCGTCATTTGGACCACCAGTATGATCCTGACTTTTTTGGTGTTCGGGCTGAAGTCACCCCAGGGACGTTTGGTGGAAAAGGTCTTGCATGGCGATGGGATCGGATTGATTATTTTTGTAGGAGTAGGTGGCTTATGCCTCATCGGAGGTGGGGAATTTCTGAACTATGCCAATTTGGAGATTCCGGGTTTGGATGCTCCCGCTCGTCGGTATACAGGGATTTTGCTGGCACAAATCGGCGTGGCCGTGGATGTGGCGGTGACAGGGATTTCTATCGTTCTCAGCTTGGCTTACCACGATACCGAGCAGGAATATGATGTTTGA
- a CDS encoding complex I subunit 4 family protein, whose translation MNTIFTEHLLSIMIAIPFLGIAIIAFIQDQEWIRRVAFGCTLGDGALSLVLLKEFDFSFQGMQFVERMAWMPTFNIQYAVGVDGISLLLVLLTTLLCPFCVLCSWKSITTRVRSFMAMILLVEGAMIVVFTALDLFLFFMLWEVTMIPMYFMIILWGGPQRIAAGIKFVLYSLSGSLILLLAILGLYVEGGRTFDILALAENTYSPDAQFWIFLAFFLAFAIKLPMLPFHTWLPDAHSEAPTAGSVLLAGVLLKMGGYGFLRFCLPMFPEASVTFAPFILWLSVAAIVYGGYMALAQSDLKKLVAYSSISHMGFVTLGIFVFNNYGIQGAILQMVNHGITTGALFLAVGQLYDRTHSRSIQDYGGLQKSMPRFVALFCLFSVASFGLPGTCNFIGEFLVLVGTSFESYVMVLLSMGGIVLAAAYMLWMLQRVVLGQPKNSTIAQLPDLNMRELVTVMPLAVLILGIGLYPSPLMEMMDSSVTHLAQHMAQYQVGMIHEVSLR comes from the coding sequence ATGAACACAATCTTCACCGAACATCTTTTGAGTATCATGATTGCTATTCCGTTTTTGGGCATTGCGATCATTGCCTTCATTCAGGATCAGGAATGGATTCGGCGTGTGGCTTTCGGGTGTACGCTGGGGGATGGTGCTCTCTCATTGGTTCTATTGAAAGAGTTCGATTTTTCCTTTCAAGGGATGCAATTTGTGGAACGCATGGCATGGATGCCCACCTTTAATATTCAATATGCTGTCGGAGTGGATGGTATCAGTCTTCTTCTGGTTTTACTCACCACTCTGCTCTGTCCCTTTTGCGTCCTATGCTCCTGGAAGTCAATTACCACTCGTGTACGCTCCTTTATGGCCATGATTCTGTTGGTCGAAGGGGCCATGATTGTGGTCTTTACGGCCCTGGACCTGTTTTTGTTTTTCATGTTGTGGGAAGTCACGATGATTCCCATGTATTTCATGATCATTCTGTGGGGTGGCCCCCAACGCATAGCGGCCGGCATCAAATTCGTTCTGTACAGTTTGTCCGGAAGCCTGATCTTGCTCTTGGCGATACTCGGATTGTACGTGGAAGGGGGGCGGACATTTGATATTTTGGCCTTGGCAGAGAACACCTATTCCCCCGACGCCCAGTTTTGGATATTTTTGGCGTTTTTCCTAGCCTTTGCCATTAAATTACCCATGCTGCCGTTTCACACATGGTTACCGGATGCCCATTCCGAAGCCCCCACCGCCGGGAGCGTCCTGCTGGCCGGGGTCCTCTTGAAAATGGGTGGATATGGATTTTTACGATTTTGTCTCCCCATGTTTCCTGAGGCCTCAGTGACCTTTGCCCCCTTTATCTTGTGGTTATCCGTGGCGGCTATTGTGTATGGGGGGTATATGGCCTTGGCCCAATCGGACCTGAAAAAACTGGTGGCGTATTCGTCCATTTCGCATATGGGATTCGTGACATTGGGAATTTTCGTGTTCAATAATTATGGTATTCAAGGAGCCATCTTGCAGATGGTGAACCATGGAATAACCACAGGAGCCCTCTTTTTGGCGGTCGGTCAATTGTATGATCGAACCCATAGCCGGTCGATTCAGGATTACGGAGGATTGCAAAAATCGATGCCCCGGTTTGTGGCTCTTTTTTGTCTGTTTTCAGTGGCATCCTTCGGACTGCCTGGTACATGCAATTTTATTGGAGAATTTTTGGTCTTGGTCGGAACGTCTTTTGAAAGCTATGTCATGGTCTTGTTGTCCATGGGGGGCATTGTCCTTGCGGCGGCGTATATGCTCTGGATGCTCCAACGAGTGGTGTTGGGTCAACCAAAAAATTCGACCATTGCACAACTACCGGATCTGAACATGCGAGAGTTGGTCACGGTGATGCCTCTTGCCGTTTTAATCTTGGGGATCGGCTTGTACCCGTCACCACTCATGGAGATGATGGATTCGAGCGTCACGCACTTGGCTCAGCATATGGCACAGTACCAGGTGGGGATGATCCACGAGGTGTCTCTTCGGTGA
- a CDS encoding cation:proton antiporter subunit C: MIGGWLQRPNYIAFVLLFLWGIYIMVTRYNLVKKLIGMYLMQTSVIFFLVTTSAKQGATVPILLSTTEIVRPEVYANPLPHVLTLTAIVVGVATLGVSLALADAIYKKYGSLDEEEILKRLE; encoded by the coding sequence ATGATCGGAGGGTGGCTTCAGCGCCCCAACTACATTGCCTTTGTCCTGCTGTTTCTGTGGGGCATCTATATTATGGTGACCCGGTACAATCTGGTGAAAAAACTCATTGGTATGTATCTCATGCAAACGAGCGTGATCTTTTTCCTTGTCACCACAAGTGCCAAGCAAGGCGCCACGGTGCCTATTTTGCTCTCCACTACCGAGATCGTTCGACCGGAAGTCTATGCGAATCCTCTCCCTCATGTGCTGACATTGACGGCGATTGTGGTGGGTGTTGCCACCCTGGGAGTATCTTTGGCGCTGGCCGATGCCATTTATAAAAAATACGGCAGCCTGGACGAAGAAGAAATTCTAAAAAGGCTGGAATGA
- a CDS encoding complex I subunit 5 family protein gives MTRHLPAILFLLPLGLAICLPLIGIKHREWCRPLSIGVLAAMVPVSFANLLGVLQNGTIHYDFGGWAAPVGIEWVADGLASVMTVALSLVGLVCITFLSSVLFPYLGSRIVPFYTLVLLLIASLTGMVFAGDLFNLFVFLEVSALCAYALVGLAGGKALVAGFRYLILGTFGASLYLLGVGYLYAETGTLNMADLAQRVPPLVTSKALAVGVLFMFIGLGIKMALVPLHGWLPDAYTYAPDRVSPMLASLVTKVALYGWIRIMFWVLGAQAVVYQIRLLVLVGILGALAALVGAFLALSQVEIKRMFAYGGLSHIGLILVGISLGNQTGFVGGVFYLLNDAVMQAGLFFWAGAIIHLYGVRTIEDLGRLQGGTGWMSVALVVIALSMIGIPPTGGFFGKWYIILGAVEAQNYLAIVAVLIATLLTLAYFVKLFERVFRDRSAQQPALIREIPLAVKISLGATSVAVIVLGLMSDHIVSFLLKNAVPPGL, from the coding sequence ATGACGCGACACCTGCCCGCAATTCTTTTCCTCTTACCTCTCGGTTTGGCCATTTGTTTACCATTAATCGGGATCAAGCATCGTGAGTGGTGTCGGCCATTATCAATTGGTGTGCTGGCTGCGATGGTCCCGGTTTCCTTCGCTAATTTGCTAGGAGTTCTTCAAAACGGGACCATTCATTATGACTTTGGGGGATGGGCCGCTCCGGTCGGGATTGAGTGGGTGGCGGACGGCTTGGCCAGCGTCATGACCGTGGCTTTGAGTCTCGTTGGATTGGTGTGTATCACTTTCCTCAGTTCAGTCTTGTTTCCTTACCTTGGAAGTCGGATTGTCCCATTTTATACCCTGGTCTTATTATTGATCGCCAGCCTGACCGGCATGGTGTTTGCCGGGGATCTGTTCAATCTTTTCGTGTTTTTAGAAGTATCCGCACTGTGTGCGTATGCCTTGGTCGGGTTGGCCGGTGGGAAAGCGCTTGTTGCCGGGTTCCGGTATCTAATTTTAGGCACCTTCGGAGCCTCCTTATATCTCCTGGGAGTAGGGTATTTGTACGCCGAGACGGGTACGCTCAATATGGCAGATCTGGCTCAACGGGTGCCCCCTCTGGTGACATCCAAGGCCCTTGCCGTTGGTGTGTTATTCATGTTCATCGGACTGGGTATCAAGATGGCATTAGTACCCCTCCACGGGTGGTTGCCGGATGCGTATACGTATGCGCCAGATAGAGTGTCACCGATGCTGGCATCTTTAGTGACGAAGGTCGCGCTGTATGGATGGATTCGCATTATGTTTTGGGTTCTTGGGGCCCAGGCGGTGGTCTATCAGATCCGCCTTTTGGTGTTAGTGGGGATTCTTGGGGCTCTTGCAGCCCTGGTTGGCGCATTCCTGGCTCTGTCCCAAGTAGAAATCAAACGCATGTTTGCGTATGGAGGGCTTTCGCATATCGGATTGATTCTGGTGGGGATTAGTCTCGGAAATCAAACCGGTTTTGTCGGAGGAGTGTTTTACCTCTTGAATGATGCCGTGATGCAAGCGGGATTGTTTTTTTGGGCGGGGGCGATTATTCATCTCTACGGGGTTCGCACGATTGAGGATCTTGGGCGACTGCAGGGAGGCACGGGATGGATGTCGGTGGCTCTGGTCGTCATAGCCCTGTCGATGATCGGGATTCCTCCAACCGGGGGATTTTTTGGAAAATGGTATATCATTCTTGGCGCGGTGGAAGCGCAAAATTACCTTGCCATTGTCGCGGTGCTGATTGCGACTCTGTTAACTCTGGCCTACTTCGTGAAATTATTTGAACGGGTATTTCGCGACCGCTCCGCCCAGCAACCTGCTCTCATACGTGAGATTCCATTGGCGGTGAAAATTAGTCTCGGCGCCACGTCGGTGGCGGTCATTGTTTTGGGACTGATGAGCGATCACATTGTCAGCTTTCTCCTCAAAAACGCGGTTCCACCCGGGCTTTAG
- a CDS encoding DUF4040 domain-containing protein has protein sequence MMYSVNIALLLLLVLTAASATFLVKELMSSVFILGSYSFFLSLVWAWLGAVDVAFVEAVIGAGLGTVLFLITLFDTAPKDSRLRRPPPPLAGVLGLPLLGLLLLLAANDLPQFGDPTSPPNVHISPVYLQNSYADTLTPNVVTSVLMDYRAFDTLIETVVIFTAGIACALLLREPGS, from the coding sequence ATGATGTATTCCGTGAATATTGCCTTGCTGTTACTTCTGGTCCTGACCGCGGCCAGCGCCACATTTTTGGTCAAGGAATTAATGAGTTCAGTGTTTATCCTCGGGTCGTATAGTTTCTTTCTGTCCCTGGTTTGGGCTTGGTTAGGCGCGGTGGATGTGGCATTTGTCGAAGCCGTTATCGGCGCCGGGTTGGGTACCGTGTTGTTCCTTATCACGTTGTTTGATACCGCTCCGAAGGATAGCCGCCTTCGTCGTCCCCCTCCTCCTCTAGCGGGAGTCCTCGGACTGCCCTTGCTGGGCCTGCTGTTGTTATTAGCGGCGAATGATCTTCCTCAGTTTGGCGACCCTACCTCTCCGCCCAACGTGCACATTTCTCCCGTCTACTTACAGAATAGCTATGCCGACACGCTCACGCCGAATGTGGTCACCTCGGTGCTGATGGACTATCGGGCATTTGATACGTTGATAGAAACCGTGGTGATATTTACGGCCGGCATTGCCTGTGCCTTGTTATTACGCGAGCCAGGTTCATGA
- a CDS encoding NADH-quinone oxidoreductase subunit 5 family protein, with protein sequence MTFLILIPLLPLMAVLILVLGKPWLGEQGHKIGIPAMALSFAFSAIAFARVASDGAFSIPLYRLFKSGDLVVDLGLYVDQLTVLLLLLVTGVSSVVHVYASRYMIGDPRYNRFFAVIALFTFSMIMLVMSNNLLMLFMFWEIMGICSYLLISHWGERQSSAQAATKAFLVNSVADVGLGFGVILTYSTFGTLDIQTIVGEASSIQGNTINLFGWLGGDVPIHILTLITLFLFLGAMGKSAQVPFHVWLPFAMEAPTPVSALIHAATMVNAGPFLLVRMSPLVILSPDAMAVIALVGGVTALFATLVSLTQVDIKRMLAFSTIGQIGFMILTCGVGAFVISIFHMLAHGCLKGFLFLSTGNALRSVGSHEHVSSSHFPHGASMRFTGPLVLGALLLACLPPFLIFFGPYERLWMIQPGSSAQWTFWMLGFLTVFFSAVYVMRGVLILFGQPHVIGHGSGMGRQGIQPRFFSPIHFLGILAVVGIFGSLLLVLWSWFSEFLSPVVGHRMAQIPKETSNEAGLQLLFACAVAIGGTAVGYFSLTKFSGSWFQQSDMSKRWYVHFLNKLYFDEIYEAYVVVPTLRLARWLWRVVDRNVFDALIMGIANVSVLAAKWMWRVVDLRGIDGLVVGLGRNSVGMAGWLWRVVDLRGVDRVVVGVGQRSLGIANWLWKRIEIKVLDKNVVRAGNQAASTGNMIQELEPRTLQHHLLVMIFWLIVGIGLLFWFVV encoded by the coding sequence ATGACATTCCTCATCCTTATTCCCCTCCTTCCTCTGATGGCCGTCCTGATTCTCGTGTTGGGGAAACCCTGGCTTGGAGAGCAAGGCCACAAGATCGGCATTCCTGCGATGGCTCTCTCCTTCGCGTTTTCCGCCATCGCGTTTGCTCGAGTCGCATCAGACGGGGCCTTCTCCATTCCACTCTACCGACTATTTAAATCGGGAGACCTGGTTGTAGATTTGGGTCTCTATGTCGACCAGCTTACGGTGTTGCTTCTGCTCTTGGTGACCGGTGTGAGCAGTGTGGTGCATGTGTATGCGTCACGTTATATGATCGGCGATCCCCGGTATAACCGTTTCTTTGCGGTCATCGCGCTGTTTACGTTTTCGATGATCATGCTGGTTATGAGCAATAATCTGCTCATGCTGTTTATGTTCTGGGAGATCATGGGGATTTGTTCATATTTGTTAATTTCTCATTGGGGGGAGCGGCAATCATCTGCTCAGGCCGCGACCAAGGCCTTTCTCGTGAATTCGGTCGCGGATGTGGGCTTAGGTTTTGGGGTCATTCTGACCTATTCCACTTTTGGAACACTGGATATTCAGACGATTGTAGGGGAAGCCTCATCCATACAGGGAAACACCATCAACCTGTTCGGCTGGCTAGGGGGAGACGTACCCATTCATATCCTCACGCTCATTACACTTTTTCTTTTCCTGGGAGCCATGGGAAAGTCCGCACAAGTGCCATTCCATGTCTGGCTCCCCTTTGCCATGGAAGCGCCCACACCCGTTTCCGCGTTGATTCACGCCGCGACCATGGTGAATGCCGGACCCTTCTTGTTGGTTCGCATGAGTCCTCTCGTGATCCTTTCGCCCGACGCCATGGCCGTTATTGCATTGGTTGGAGGCGTGACCGCACTGTTTGCAACCCTTGTCTCCCTGACTCAGGTGGATATTAAGCGTATGCTGGCGTTTTCCACCATTGGTCAAATCGGCTTCATGATCCTGACTTGCGGAGTCGGAGCCTTTGTCATCTCTATTTTTCATATGTTAGCCCACGGATGTTTGAAAGGATTCTTATTTCTGTCGACTGGAAATGCACTTCGTTCCGTTGGCTCCCATGAACATGTGTCTTCGTCGCATTTTCCTCATGGGGCATCAATGCGTTTTACGGGGCCCTTAGTGTTAGGCGCTTTGCTGTTGGCCTGTCTTCCGCCGTTCCTCATTTTTTTCGGCCCGTATGAGCGATTGTGGATGATTCAACCGGGATCCTCCGCCCAATGGACTTTTTGGATGTTGGGATTTCTGACGGTATTTTTTTCTGCCGTGTATGTCATGCGGGGTGTCCTAATCTTGTTTGGTCAACCGCATGTGATAGGTCATGGAAGTGGAATGGGGAGGCAGGGCATCCAGCCTCGTTTCTTTTCCCCCATCCACTTTCTGGGAATTTTGGCTGTCGTTGGAATTTTTGGAAGCCTGTTGCTGGTCTTGTGGAGTTGGTTTTCGGAATTTCTGTCCCCTGTCGTGGGACATCGGATGGCTCAGATTCCAAAGGAAACTTCGAATGAGGCCGGCTTGCAACTTCTTTTTGCATGTGCCGTGGCTATAGGCGGTACCGCGGTCGGGTATTTTTCTTTGACAAAATTTTCTGGTTCCTGGTTCCAGCAATCGGATATGAGCAAGCGATGGTATGTCCACTTTCTGAATAAATTGTATTTCGATGAAATATATGAGGCGTATGTTGTGGTGCCCACTCTCCGGTTAGCCCGATGGCTATGGCGGGTTGTCGACCGGAATGTGTTTGACGCCCTGATCATGGGAATCGCAAATGTGTCGGTGTTGGCGGCGAAGTGGATGTGGCGGGTGGTGGACCTTCGGGGAATTGACGGGCTGGTAGTAGGTTTGGGACGGAACAGCGTAGGAATGGCCGGTTGGCTTTGGCGGGTGGTGGACCTTCGTGGTGTCGATCGGGTCGTTGTGGGTGTCGGCCAACGCAGCCTTGGTATCGCCAACTGGTTATGGAAAAGAATCGAGATCAAAGTTCTCGACAAGAATGTGGTCCGTGCCGGGAATCAGGCTGCGAGCACAGGGAATATGATACAGGAACTAGAGCCTCGCACGTTACAGCACCATTTACTGGTCATGATTTTCTGGCTCATTGTGGGGATTGGGTTGTTGTTTTGGTTTGTCGTGTGA
- the nhaB gene encoding sodium/proton antiporter NhaB translates to MKTTVPQALIQNFLNHTPTWYKLTILGFLILNPILLMSIGPFYTGWVLILEFIFTLALALKSYPLQPGGLLALEAVLLGMTTPATVYHEALNNFQVILLLIFMVAGIYFMKDLLLFLFTKILLGVRSKILLGLLFSIMGAFLSAFLDALTVTAVIIAVALGFYNIYHRVASGKSSQTSHDSTSDQEIGSLHRENLDSFRGFLRNLLMHGAVGTALGGVCTLVGEPQNLLIADKAGWEFMEFFLRMAPVTIPVLATGLLTCMFVEKIRWFDYGFQLPDPVRLILVEFETEQQKRRDSGDTAKLIIQAIAGIWLIVALAFHLAEVGIIGLTVIVFITAFNGIIEEHQLGEAFKEALPFTALLVVFFAIVAVIQDQNLFSGIIGYGLSLQGSHQIGMFYLANGVLSAISDNVFVATVYIQEVLRAFQAGTITRDQFDLLAVAINTGTNIPSVATPNGQAAFLFLLTSSLAPVIRLSYGKMVWMALPYTLTMASVGLFSVYFLLDPATAYLYETGLIQHHSLDSSGHPTEPLAH, encoded by the coding sequence ATGAAGACAACAGTCCCTCAAGCGCTCATACAGAATTTCCTGAACCACACTCCAACGTGGTACAAGCTGACCATTCTAGGATTTTTAATCCTCAATCCCATCTTGTTGATGAGCATTGGACCGTTTTACACCGGATGGGTCCTCATCCTGGAGTTTATTTTTACGCTGGCCCTGGCTCTCAAAAGTTATCCACTGCAACCCGGTGGTTTGCTCGCACTTGAAGCGGTCCTATTGGGAATGACTACACCCGCTACGGTCTATCATGAAGCACTCAATAATTTTCAGGTGATCCTGTTATTGATTTTCATGGTGGCCGGGATTTACTTCATGAAAGATTTGCTTTTGTTTCTGTTTACGAAAATTTTATTAGGCGTCCGTTCAAAAATTTTGTTGGGACTCTTGTTTTCCATTATGGGTGCCTTCCTTTCGGCATTTCTCGATGCCTTGACGGTCACGGCGGTCATCATTGCCGTCGCCTTGGGTTTTTATAACATTTACCACCGGGTGGCCTCTGGTAAATCGTCTCAAACCTCTCATGATTCGACAAGCGATCAGGAAATCGGCTCGCTTCACCGCGAAAATTTAGACAGCTTCCGAGGCTTTCTTAGAAATTTATTAATGCATGGAGCGGTGGGAACAGCCTTGGGCGGAGTCTGTACTCTCGTGGGGGAACCTCAAAATTTATTGATCGCGGACAAGGCGGGCTGGGAATTTATGGAGTTCTTTTTGCGCATGGCACCTGTGACAATTCCAGTTTTAGCCACGGGATTGTTAACCTGTATGTTTGTTGAAAAAATACGATGGTTTGATTATGGCTTTCAACTCCCGGATCCCGTTCGCCTCATTTTGGTGGAATTCGAAACTGAACAACAGAAACGACGGGATTCCGGGGACACGGCCAAGCTTATTATTCAAGCGATTGCCGGCATTTGGCTGATTGTTGCCTTGGCCTTTCACCTGGCGGAGGTGGGAATTATCGGACTCACGGTGATCGTATTTATTACCGCCTTTAACGGGATTATCGAAGAGCATCAGCTTGGAGAAGCGTTTAAGGAAGCGCTCCCTTTCACGGCTCTCCTCGTCGTCTTTTTCGCCATTGTGGCGGTCATCCAGGATCAGAATCTGTTTTCCGGCATCATCGGGTATGGATTAAGTTTGCAAGGATCTCATCAAATCGGCATGTTTTATCTGGCCAACGGTGTTCTTTCGGCTATCAGCGACAATGTCTTTGTTGCAACGGTTTACATTCAGGAAGTGCTCCGTGCCTTCCAGGCGGGCACCATTACCCGGGACCAATTTGACCTTTTGGCCGTTGCCATAAATACCGGCACGAATATCCCCAGTGTGGCAACCCCCAACGGACAAGCCGCATTTTTATTTTTATTAACCTCCTCACTGGCTCCGGTTATCCGCTTATCCTATGGGAAAATGGTATGGATGGCACTTCCCTATACGTTGACCATGGCCAGTGTCGGCCTGTTTTCCGTGTATTTTTTGTTGGATCCGGCGACAGCATATTTATACGAGACCGGACTCATCCAACACCATAGCTTGGATAGCTCGGGCCATCCCACAGAACCGCTGGCACATTAA
- a CDS encoding OmpA family protein, with protein MKLWNTLLVAVACAVVVGCVSQQSHERALQEFEKSQESTIAELERLQQAVEEKQAEVLQLQETKTALEHTVEVQDQIKEEQLAAVQQEVEAVYTQIRKLVNSEGAGSLTDPLFGGEPVDFHDLAAALTKVRSGLDRQISQMSHLREQNGQLEKELSALEARLKEVERLKHELELVRKAREAQEAQLEKVKYEVLTVGEEIDRITKALEDKFGNSLVVTQHHDRLVLTMLGQVLFESGEADLTPLGLRIMKQVGQVLATVPGKNIQVEGHTDNHRIYGQLQKQYPTNWELSTARATTVLRYLIEQTGMDPKQFSATGYADMRPVMTNETEEGRAQNRRVEIVLYPERVIQGNETVATLAP; from the coding sequence ATGAAACTGTGGAACACTTTACTTGTGGCAGTGGCATGTGCGGTTGTAGTCGGTTGTGTGAGTCAACAATCACATGAACGTGCTCTCCAAGAATTCGAAAAAAGTCAAGAGTCCACGATAGCGGAACTTGAGCGCTTGCAGCAGGCTGTTGAAGAGAAGCAAGCAGAAGTCCTGCAGCTTCAAGAAACTAAGACGGCCCTTGAGCATACCGTTGAAGTGCAAGATCAAATCAAGGAAGAACAATTAGCCGCGGTCCAACAAGAAGTCGAAGCGGTGTATACGCAAATCCGAAAACTCGTAAACTCGGAAGGAGCCGGGTCTTTGACTGATCCTCTTTTTGGAGGAGAACCGGTGGATTTTCATGATTTGGCGGCTGCGCTCACAAAGGTCAGGTCGGGTTTGGACCGGCAAATCAGTCAGATGTCCCACCTTCGTGAACAGAATGGTCAGTTGGAAAAAGAGCTTTCGGCGCTGGAGGCCAGGCTCAAAGAGGTGGAGCGTTTAAAACATGAATTGGAATTGGTCCGAAAAGCTCGGGAGGCTCAGGAAGCGCAATTGGAGAAGGTCAAATATGAAGTACTCACAGTCGGGGAGGAGATTGATCGCATTACCAAGGCCCTTGAGGACAAATTTGGCAACAGTCTGGTGGTGACTCAACACCATGATCGATTGGTCCTGACCATGCTGGGACAAGTCCTGTTTGAATCGGGTGAAGCAGATTTGACCCCTCTGGGTCTCAGGATTATGAAGCAGGTGGGTCAGGTGTTAGCGACCGTGCCAGGGAAAAATATTCAAGTGGAAGGCCACACGGACAATCACCGCATATATGGACAACTACAAAAACAGTACCCCACTAATTGGGAACTTTCAACGGCACGCGCCACGACAGTGTTACGGTATCTGATTGAACAAACCGGAATGGATCCCAAACAATTTTCAGCGACGGGCTATGCCGATATGCGACCGGTGATGACGAATGAGACAGAAGAGGGAAGAGCTCAAAATCGTCGTGTGGAAATTGTCCTCTATCCGGAACGAGTGATTCAGGGCAATGAAACTGTGGCGACACTCGCCCCGTAA